A window from Centropristis striata isolate RG_2023a ecotype Rhode Island chromosome 4, C.striata_1.0, whole genome shotgun sequence encodes these proteins:
- the LOC131969884 gene encoding extracellular calcium-sensing receptor-like, with translation MLQVITGLVFVWFLLAFGAAEEEAPLCQILGIPEFPLLSQEGDVTIGGAFSIHRKITQPSFSSTEKPTRLTCSSVDLRVFRFAQIMMFAIKEINKSEFLLPNVSIGYRIYDNCASTLSSMRTVMALMNGDEWTLGKSCSGQSAVHAIIGESESSSTIVLARTAGPFKIPVISHSATCECLSNRKEYPSFFRTIASDLYQSRALAQMVKHFGWTWVGAVNSDSDYGNNGMAIFLAAAQEEGVCVEYTEKFHRAEPEKLMKVVEVIRKSTARVIVGFMAHVEMDHLLEQLSEHNITGLQFIGVEAWITADSLVTPTSFSVLGGSLGFAVQKANISGLDDFLIKDFWETEFKCNNINMDTCKENQDLIELRDYYDDVAKLRYSSNIYKAIYAVAHSLHNILKCSESQGCDKTVNITPWQVVESLKQVNFTIKNGDQVWFDSTGAAVAQYEVVNWQLGSDGKVQFKPVGYYDASLPPGHKFVLKTEAIIWHGGKTELPVSVCSERCQPGTYKVLQKGKPVCCYDCLPCAEGEISNSTDSNDCKKCPEEYWSNQNRNACILKNVEFLYFTEVMGIILVFFTLFGVLLTITVATLFLINKDSPLVKANNSELSFLLLFSLTLCFLCSLTFIGRPSEWSCMLRHTSFSITFVLCISCVLGKTLVVLMAFRATLPGSNMMKWFGPTQQRLSVLGFTLIQVIICILWLTINPPFPFKNLLLYKDRIILECHLGSAVGFWAVLGYIGLLALLCFVLAFLARKLPDNFNEAKFITFSMLIFCAVWITFIPAYVSSPGKFTVAVEIFAILASSYGLLLCIFAPKCFIIVLKPELNTKRHLMGKTESKYN, from the exons ATGTTGCAAGTGATCACAGGGCTAGTTTTTGTGTGGTTCCTGTTGGCAtttggagcagcagaggaggaagcTCCTTTGTGTCAGATCCTGGGGATTCCAGAGTTCCCTCTGCTGTCTCAGGAAGGAGATGTGACAATTGGTGGAGCCTTTTCCATCCACAGGAAAATCACACAACCTTCATTTTCCTCTACAGAGAAACCAACACGTCTCACATGTTCCAG TGTCGATCTCAGGGTGTTTCGATTTGCCCAAATAATGATGTTTGCaatcaaagaaataaacaaaagtgaaTTTCTTCTTCCCAATGTTTCGATCGGATACCGTATTTATGACAACTGTGCCTCAACATTATCCTCAATGCGTACAGTTATGGCCTTAATGAATGGTGATGAGTGGACTCTGGGAAAGAGCTGCTCTGGTCAATCAGCTGTTCATGCTATCATCGGGGAGTCTGAATCCTCTTCAACCATTGTGCTGGCACGCACTGCTGGACCATTCAAAATACCAGTG ATAAGTCATTCAGCCACTTGTGAGTGTTTGAGCAACAGAAAAGAGTATCCCTCTTTCTTTCGAACTATAGCCAGTGATCTCTACCAAAGCCGAGCCCTCGCCCAGATGGTCAAGCACTTTGGCTGGACATGGGTCGGGGCAGTCAACAGCGACAGTGACTATGGCAACAATGGCATGGCCATCTTTCTTGCCGCGGCCCAAGAAGAAGGAGTGTGTGTTGAATATacagagaaatttcacagggCAGAACCAGAAAAACTCATGAAAGTGGTAGAAGTGATCCGAAAGAGCACTGCCAGGGTCATTGTTGGTTTCATGGCCCACGTAGAGATGGATCACCTTCTGGAGCAGCTGAGTGAACACAACATTACAGGCCTGCAGTTTATTGGTGTGGAGGCCTGGATCACTGCTGACAGCCTTGTGACTCCCACCAGCTTCAGTGTGCTGGGAGGTTCACTGGGTTTTGCTGTGCAAAAGGCCAATATCAGTGGCTTGGACGATTTTCTAATCAAAGACTTCTGGGAGACAGAGTTTAAGTGTAACAATATAAACATGGATACGTGCAAGGAAAACCAGGATTTAATTGAGCTTAGAgattattatgatgatgtggCAAAGCTGAGATACTCCAGTAACATTTACAAAGCCATCTACGCTGTGGCTCATTCTCTGCACAACATCCTCAAGTGCTCCGAAAGTCAGGGGTGTGACAAGACTGTAAATATTACTCCCTGGCAG GTAGTGGAGTCTTTGAAGCAGGTAAATTTTACCATTAAGAACGGGGACCAGGTGTGGTTTGACAGCACTGGAGCAGCTGTCGCTCAGTATGAGGTGGTGAACTGGCAGCTTGGATCTGATGGCAAAGTCCAGTTTAAACCGGTCGGCTATTATGATGCCTCTCTACCTCCTGGACATAAGTTTGTCCTTAAGACTGAAGCCATCATTTGGCATGGAGGAAAAACAGAG TTGCCCGTGTCAGTGTGCAGTGAGAGATGTCAACCAGGAACCTATAAAGTCCTTCAGAAAGGAAAGCCGGTTTGCTGCTATGACTGTTTACCATGTGCAGAAGGAGAAATCAGCAACAGCACAG ATTCTAATGACTGCAAAAAGTGTCCAGAAGAATATTGGTCCAATCAAAACAGAAATGCATGTATACTGAAAAATGTCGAGTTCCTCTACTTCACTGAAGTTATGGGTATAatacttgtattttttactttgtttggtGTGCTCCTTACTATAACTGTGGCCACTTTATTCTTGATCAATAAGGACTCTCCCTTAGTGAAGGCCAACAACTCTGAGctgagcttcctgctgctcttctccttgactctgtgtttcctgtgttcTCTGACCTTCATCGGCCGGCCCTCTGAGTGGTCCTGCATGCTGCGACACACATCGTTCAGCATCACCTTTGTCCTCTGTATCTCTTGTGTTCTGGGGAAAACTTTAGTGGTGTTAATGGCCTTCAGGGCCACACTTCCTGGTAGTAATATGATGAAATGGTTTGGGCCTACACAGCAGAGGCTCAGTGTTCTGGGTTTCACTCTCATACAAGTTATCATTTGCATACTCTGGCTGACAATAAACCCTCCTTTTCCTTTTAAGAATTTGTTACTCTATAAAGACAGAATCATCTTAGAGTGTCATCTTGGCTCAGCTGTCGGGTTCTGGGCTGTGTTAGGATACATAGGACTTCTTGCACTACTATGTTTTGTACTTGCTTTTTTGGCCAGAAAGTTACCAGATAATTTCAATGAAGCTAAATTCATCACCTTTAGCATGCTGATATTCTGTGCAGTCTGGATCACATTTATACCAGCATATGTCAGCTCTCCTGGGAAGTTCACTGTAGCTGTGGAGATATTTGCTATTTTAGCCTCCAGTTATGGACTTCTTCTCTGTATATTTGCACCGAAATGCTTTATTATTGTACTTAAACCAGAactgaacacaaaaagacatctGATGGGGAAAACGGAATCCAAATATAACTGA